The Malus domestica chromosome 10, GDT2T_hap1 nucleotide sequence ATACATGTACCATTGAAAGAAGAGGCCCAACAACCATCTGCAACAAGTTAAAGATCATTCGAATCTATTTCCTTCAAAAGGAATATTAGAAATTCACAACTACCGTACGAAATGAATTCAGAATAACACACTACGCAATATTCACTGCTGTCATAGCACACGAGTGATGCAAACCTGTTTTTACCTCAGTTTGTAAATGGACTTTTGGTGCAATTACGAACACAATAGAATTAATAGATGAGGCTGAATGGTAAAAATTGAGAGTTAGACAGTGAATCATATCCACTACCTTTCCTTGCATAGACGAACAGACAGTAGATGCTAATTGGATCCCTGCTCCCATTCCAATGACATTGAACACAGTTGAGATTGCCTCCCCTTTGGCAAACAGATCACTAAGATTGCCCTCTTTTGCAAAGGCTGAATAAATTGGTAATCTTGTTGCTCTCGCTGCAACAACTGCCATCCCCTGTTAACTTCAAAGGTAAAACTCTTAAAGAACAAGcaacaaaattatattttagGACTGGAGAAGGGACTCAAAACTTTACACGGATGTGGTAttaaatacaaagaaaataaatttcaaCGACAAGTTTACCTATTACTTTAAATAAAACATTAAATcagaaaaaggaaataaaaaaaaacctaatgtTTACCTTcagtaaaaaaattataataaaaatgaaaaaagtgaggagaacttgagaagaaattaATATACACATGTATGCATCTCTATGAAAACTATACCTTTGCAAAATTGCCAAAACCTgcaacttgaagaaaaagctgtGGACACAAAGGAGAAAGAACTTCCAAGCCAGTGCCAAAGTCATAGAGCACATCAGCTGCAAGGCGAAAAGCTTAATCTAATTAAAAATCTTCTAAAAGCATTAAAGTCACTTCCCACCAAAAACATATAGTTAGATAAGAATTAAAGCTCCCAAACAGACCCAAAATTCTCCAACATTTAGGCTCGGAATCCATTCTTGCGCCCAGATTACTACATATAAGCTTTCCCATGTGCTGCATCCCATCCTTTAGAACCTGCATGTCAACAATATGGAATTGATAATATTCGAAATGAAAGCAATCAGAGTCGTGATTTGGTCGCAAGTGATCTTATACTCTTAAAAATTGAGAACTTACCCAACTTACAACAGTTGCTTGTGCAGGGGTTGGTCGCAAGCCTGCAGCAAATAGGAGTGACTGTAAAGGAGTAAGAATGCAGACATCTGTAGCTTATGTGATGAATCGTCACTCAAGAATTGTAGCAAATAAATAGATAGTATATACTATATAAGCATATATATAAAAGTAAGCACAAAAAGCAACATATAAAAGGTACAAGGTGCAATATCGACCAGAATTCATAGGGTTAAATTTCCATGCAAGAAATATAAATAATGATTTTAAATGCATTGAAGGTATCAGAAAAAAGACCTGAGTTGAAAGCACTGACAGGGCTGCACTGGTTAAGTGCTGCAGTGCCCGGAATTGGGTGTATCTGAGATATCCTTCATTTACACTGCACAGGTAAAAGGTACATGAGTAATTGAACCAATTTATGGGCCCTCAAAAGGAATAAACCAATACTTTACCTATATGGATATCCCGAGGGGAAAAATTTATTGACGAACGAGTCAGCGACCTTAAGGAacactggtctcgagtcatcaAGAATCTTCACCTGCAGAAAACTCAATGCAGTTAAAGTAGTTcaacaaaagcaagaacaaaatcAACCCGGCACGCAAAAAACACACCGGACCGCAGCTACTTCAACTCATCCTCTTTCCATTCCCCAAAACCCGAATTCCCACCGGGTCCCCAGTTCCCGTTTTTGCAATGGCtatgtattttattttgccGAAAATTCTTAAGACATTGTTGAACCAAAAGCATCCTCATTTCatttcccagaaaaaaaaaaaaaaaaaaaaaactacaccTTAGTGTACAATTAACCTTTTCAAATCCCCTTCTTTGATTTCCACACcatttttatttcaaaacaactctctctcactctctacCCATACATTAAAATCAAACCCAGCAACCCGACACTCAGTGACCGGCTTGCACTGCCATTGGACCACAAAGTCCCCAACTTTTCACCAAATCAACAAGAACCCATAGCTCAAATCAGACCCAAATTGGGAATTTCAGTCAAGGGTGCATCAGCAGCTCAAACTACTGCTTACCCAGCAGAACCCAGAAGTGAATACGCAATTTAAACATGGGGAAGTAGATGAAGAACTTACAGAGAGTTGACCGCTGGGGTCAAACTCGCAGCGGTAGGAGACCGACTCGGAGGTTTCGATCCAGTACGCCGGAACCTCAGGAGGGGCTGGAGCTTTATCTGGCTCCTTCTTCCGCATCATTATCTTCTCCTATTGAATCACGAACGAAAACAAATGtaagataatatatatatatatatgtatgtatgtatgtatgtatatgtgtatGTATAGGTGTAGGGACATACCAACAATTTCATCGGAGGGGGAAGGTGGTGGAGTGAAATGGGTGACTGTACAAAGGGGATAAGAATTCCGGCGGCAGAATAGGGAGGGCCAAACCGCCCGGAAATAAATTCAAGGAACAAGTGAAACGACATCGTGCTATGTAATGACAATTTGAGGCCCACAAGCGAAAAGGACGTCATTCAATTACTCAAGTAAGTCTATCGTGAGGCACCATGTTGTAACTTGAAAATATACCGGCATTAATCATGTGTCATTACGTGTTTTAACTTGAAAATATACCAGCATTAATCACAAGTTAACGATACCAGTTGCATGTACGTCCGTACGCTCAgcttcatttaattattttgtcaAATCACTTCAGTGAGATGTTAGTTTGTAGTGAGAAAATGACACATTGAGGTAAGAAGCCAAATTTTATGTGGAAACAAGCATTTTTTGCTTAATGAATCACAATTCTCTCGTATCTTTAACCACTTGAGCTACAAACCTTTTATTATTGCTTTCTCGTGTCcaatatttattttaacgaattTGATAGCAACCCAATTTCGCAAGTAAATACTTGATGGCACGATGCAACCTTGTGAGATGGAAAACAAATCAAACAACGTTGCAAGATTGACAACTATGTTTCTCATGAAAGTTGTTTCCCAACCGAAGTTTCACATTTGGTCGAGTAACAAGATCTATGCATAGATAACCAAATCTTAAATACTATCAGGACTCGGGAGTAATACTTACAGCCTGAGATAAGTTAATTACACAAGTGAAAAAGGGGGCTTTGCTCGCCTGAGGGGCATGGCTTTTGACAGTCGCAAGATTTCTTaaacgaaaagctctcggtcCCAGCTCTTGCTTGCGCAGACCTCATATGGAAAGGTAAAACCATAATTTCCCCATTTCACTATGACATCTCGGCATCATCTTCATAGTCGTAATCTTGTTCGCTTGGCCTGATTCTCTTCACGTCCCTCGGTGCAGGTCTTCCCTTCTTCGGTTTTCCTCTGTGACATAAATTATATATTTCAGACAGTGATGCCAGGAGATAGAGCCTCAAAGATAAATGGCGGCAATTGATAGAAACTGTTTTCCATCAAAGAAAAATAGTGGAGTGCTTACTGCCCATTTGCATATATACCGCCTTTGGACCGACCTGGACCAAAGTCTGACCTCCCATCTACAATAAACACAAGGGGACAAAACAATGAATAAGAATTGCGCAGGCTGTTGTTGTATATTTGGCAACATAAGCTTTACCATCTCGTGCAGCCGCAAGTTCCTCTGCCTGAGAAAAGGGAAGAGAACCTATGAACATCGGTTTCATGtttcaaacaattatttatcaaTGTAAACCTATACATGCAAATAAAAGTGGTTTGAAATTTTAAGTCCACATTCACTTGCATGAATGTACTGATAATGCGaaaatgacattaaattagaacaATAAAAGATGACAACGACAGGTACGGCCACCCTAACAGGACTTCTAATGTCTGGAATACTTACTGCTGGTGATGTAACAGAAGATAATGAAAACATTCTATCTTCAGGCTGAAATTTCCTAGATCGCTTCAAGCTGCAGTCAAAAGGTATGAAGAATTCCTTTCCATTAATCTGTATACAGCAGACTCCAAAATCCAAATATGAAAGTTTTGTGCATATGATGCAGAAAATATCAGCACTGTGTGTTTGATTTAATATAACTTGCATGTGCCATGTGGAATCTTTTGTatggaaaaatatattattcagGGGAAATGTGCTGTATGAACATTCAATTCGGATGCCATCAGAGCAATGAGTAACGGCCAATCATCGCCCAGCTAAAGCATGTCTCCGACATAAAAAAGGCTTGCCCGAGTAATAATTCAAGAATATAATTTATTCAAAACCGCCAAATATCATATATAGAGATAATCATTCCATGAATATAGACTCAACCTGCGAAACCAAAGGTCATTTCATGAGTTTTTGTCTATAGTTAATGGGGATCACTAGATGAGCTAATACTACCGGTTTTAGTTAGCTGCAAAAGTGGTCAGTGAAAGAACCCTGCTAGCAAAGAAAAAGATTGCTTGGAGGAATAACACAACAGGTTAGATCAGAAAGGAAGAGAACCAGAGGGAAAATTGAATAATCAGAGCATTCGATCTAAGTAGCCAAAATACTAAAGAACCAGTTCTTCATGggaaaaagagtaaattgttTAAGACTATCACGCAAACACAGAAGCCTCATGGGCAAGAGTTAACTAAGGAGGATAACCCTACAAAggagtaaaaagaaaaaaaaatgaagccaAAGGATATCTTAGCTAGTTCTCACAGGTTAGTGTTCTTGGATGATGATAGAAACCCTTCAAAACCTTTTAGTACATTTCCACATTGAGTTGGATCCTGCAGATAACTAGTCTCCAAATCATACACCTGCATTGTAAGAAAACATTAGTTTCAGTAAAGAGGCGTATCAAATACGCAGCTCAGCTGCAACTACAACAAGACATGAAAAAACTTTTCCATCCCATAGCTTGTGCTGCATTTCAATTCTAAACGGTGGACCAAAccaaaacaacaaagaaaacaattacAACCAAATATCCGTGGCAACATAACCAAGAAAAACTTACCTATCACGGGCGTatacactctttctctctatctctctcattGTGTGCTTATGTACTCATTTTCATGTAAGTTTGTCTCCATCAAGACACGAAAGAAAAATGCTTTATTCTTTAAACATACTATACAAAACCAATTAATTTTTTCTCCACTAACTTGCATACATTTCCATTCATAGCTTCTGCTGCATTTCGGTTCTAAATTGCGGACCGAACCAAAATGAGAAAGAACGAATTTCCATAGAAACATCATTAAGACGAGAAACGCTTACCTATGGCGGGCTAACTTACATGTTACGTGATAAGAGAGATAGACACAAAAAAGGGTTATACACCCATTTCATGTAAGTTTTTCTCCATTATGATTAATAACACGAGAAAGAAAAAACACTCAATTCTTTTTTACAT carries:
- the LOC103445636 gene encoding protein root UVB sensitive 2, chloroplastic → MTSFSLVGLKLSLHSTMSFHLFLEFISGRFGPPYSAAGILIPFVQSPISLHHLPPPMKLLEKIMMRKKEPDKAPAPPEVPAYWIETSESVSYRCEFDPSGQLSVKILDDSRPVFLKVADSFVNKFFPSGYPYSVNEGYLRYTQFRALQHLTSAALSVLSTQSLLFAAGLRPTPAQATVVSWVLKDGMQHMGKLICSNLGARMDSEPKCWRILADVLYDFGTGLEVLSPLCPQLFLQVAGFGNFAKGMAVVAARATRLPIYSAFAKEGNLSDLFAKGEAISTVFNVIGMGAGIQLASTVCSSMQGKMVVGPLLSMVHVYCVIEEMRATPINTLNPQRTAMIVADFLKTGKVSSPADLRYREDLLFPGRLIKDAGNVRVGRSFHEVIKPSKLGELKGMFPEEKFLLSRGNKGVDMLLEQNATGEDALRGWLVAGYTADIEKSFRVPSPSALEEAYEKMNDVFGPFVLELQAKGWHTDRFLDGTGSRFAWGSNLGTDNYSQRY
- the LOC103445635 gene encoding uncharacterized protein isoform X1, whose protein sequence is MKMDSEAAQKASSNNPSVMLASLLSRRAKLQDELRGIEKQVYDLETSYLQDPTQCGNVLKGFEGFLSSSKNTNLLKRSRKFQPEDRMFSLSSVTSPAAEELAAARDDGRSDFGPGRSKGGIYANGQGKPKKGRPAPRDVKRIRPSEQDYDYEDDAEMS
- the LOC103445635 gene encoding uncharacterized protein isoform X2; this translates as MKMDSEAQKASSNNPSVMLASLLSRRAKLQDELRGIEKQVYDLETSYLQDPTQCGNVLKGFEGFLSSSKNTNLLKRSRKFQPEDRMFSLSSVTSPAAEELAAARDDGRSDFGPGRSKGGIYANGQGKPKKGRPAPRDVKRIRPSEQDYDYEDDAEMS